One genomic window of Cricetulus griseus strain 17A/GY chromosome 3, alternate assembly CriGri-PICRH-1.0, whole genome shotgun sequence includes the following:
- the LOC113831282 gene encoding uncharacterized protein LOC113831282 isoform X1, translating into MAGESRPGSVHPGQKRPQDTTIFRVDGSKRTPLFINPVPAKSRRAHLSPRVKKTNSPYKACRNSHLLQGHRKTVQTEELDSIRMELSQIKAQVDSLLESLESMEQQRHQHTGEESSIGPG; encoded by the exons ATGGCTGGAGAGTCCAGGCCGGGCTCTGTCcatccaggccagaagaggccacagGACACGACCATCTTCCG GGTGGATGGAAGCAAGAGAACCCCTCTATTCATCAACCCGGTGCCTGCCAAGAGCCGCAGGGCCCACCTAAGTCCGAGGGTCAAGAAAACCAACAGTCCTTACAAGGCCTGCAGGAACAGCCATCTGCTCCAGGGCCATAGAAAGA cagtccAGACCGAGGAGCTGGATTCCATCAGGATGGAACTGAGTCAGATCAAAGCCCAGGTGGACAGCCTATTGGAGAGTCTGGAGTCCATGGAGCAGCAGAGGCACCAGCACACAG GTGAAGAATCAAGCATTGGACCCGGATAG
- the Aars1 gene encoding alanine--tRNA ligase, cytoplasmic: MDSMLTAREIRERFINFFKKNEHTYVHSSATIPLDDPTLLFANAGMNQFKPIFLNTIDPSHPMAKLSRAANTQKCIRAGGKHNDLDDVGKDVYHHTFFEMLGSWSFGDYFKELACKMALELLTQEFGIPVERLYVTYFGGDEAAGLEPDLECKQIWQNLGLDDARILPGNMKDNFWEMGDTGPCGPCSEIHYDRIGGRDAAHLVNQDDPNVLEIWNLVFIQYNRETDGLLKPLPKKSIDTGMGLERLVSVLQNKMSNYDTDLFVPYFEAIQKGTGARPYTGKVGAEDADGIDMAYRVLADHARTITVALADGGRPDNTGRGYVLRRILRRAVRYSHEKLNASRGFFATLVDVVVQSLGDAFPELKKDPDMVKDIINEEEVQFLKTLSRGRRILDRKIQSLGDCKTIPGDTAWLLYDTYGFPVDLTGLIAEEKGLVVDMDGFEEERKLAQLKSQGKGAGGEDLIMLDIYAIEELRAKGLEATDDSPKYNYHSDSNGSYVFECTVATVLALRREKMFVEEVVTGQECGVVLDKTCFYAEQGGQIYDEGYLVKVDDSSEDKTEFTVKNTQVRGGYVLHIGTIYGNLKVGDQVRLFIDEPRRRPVMSNHTATHILNFALRSVLGEADQKGSLVAPDRLRFDFTAKGAMSTQQIKEAEEIVNAMIEAAKPVYTQDCPLAAAKAIQGLRAVFDETYPDPVRVVSIGVPVSELLDDPSGPAGSLTSVEFCGGTHLRNSSHAGAFVIVTEEAIAKGIRRIVAVTGAEAQKALRKAESLKRSLSVMETKVKAQTAPNKDVQREIADLGEALATAVIPQWQKDEQRETLKSLKKVMDDLDRASKADVQKRVLEKTKQLIDSNPNQPLVILEMESGASAKALNEALKLFKTHSPQTSAMLFTVDNEAGKITCLCQVPQNAANRGLKASEWVQQVSGLMDGKGGGKDVSAQATGKNVGCLQEALQLATSFAQLRLGDVKN; this comes from the exons TGGATGACGTGGGCAAAGATGTCTACCATCACACCTTCTTTGAGATGCTGGGCTCCTGGTCTTTTGGAGATTATTTCAAG gaATTGGCATGTAAGATGGCCCTGGAACTTCTCACCCAAGAGTTTGGTATTCCagttgaaagactctatgttacTTACTTTGGTGGAGATGAAGCAGCTGGCCTAGAGCCAGATCTGGAGTGTAAACAGATCTGGCAAAATTTAGg ACTAGATGATGCCAGAATTCTCCCTGGCAACATgaaggacaacttctgggagatGGGTGACACAGGCCCCTGTGGCCCCTGCAGCGAGATCCACTATGACCGGATTGGTGGTAGGGATGCAGCACACCTCGTCAACCAGGATGACCCTAATGTGCTAGAGATCTGGAACCTTGTGTTTATCCAGTATAACAG GGAAACTGATGGCCTTCTGAAACCTCTTCCCAAGAAAAGCATTGATACAGGGATGGGCCTAGAGAGACTGGTATCTGTGCTGCAGAACAAGATGTCCAACTATGACACTGACCTTTTTGTTCCTTACTTCGAAGCCATTCAGAAG GGTACAGGTGCCCGGCCATACACTGGGAAAGTCGGTGCTGAGGATGCGGATGGAATTGACATGGCCTACAGGGTTCTGGCTGACCATGCTCGTACCATCACCGTGGCACTGGCCGATGGTGGCCGGCCTGATAACACAGGACGGGG GTACGTGCTGAGGCGGATTCTTCGAAGGGCTGTTCGATATTCCCATGAGAAACTGAATGCCAGCAGGGGTTTCTTTGCTACATTAGTTGATGTTGTCGTACAGTCCCTG GGAGACGCATTCCCTGAGCTAAAGAAGGACCCAGACATGGTGAAGGATATTATTAATGAAGAAGAGGTACAGTTTCTCAAGACACTCAGCAGAGGGCGGCGCATCCTGGACCGAAAAATTCAGAGCTTAGGAGACTGCAAGACCATTCCTG GAGATACTGCTTGGCTCCTCTATGACACTTACGGATTCCCAGTGGATCTCACTGGATTGATTGCTGAAGAGAAGGGCCTGGTGGTAGATATGGATGGCTTTGAAGAAGAGAGGAAACTAGCTCAG CTGAAGTCACAGGGCAAGGGAGCCGGTGGGGAAGACCTCATCATGCTGGACATTTATGCTATTGAGGAGCTCCGGGCAAAGGGTTTGGAGGCGACAGATGATTCTCCAAAATACAACTACCATTCTGACTCCAATGGTAGCTATG TGTTTGAGTGCACAGTGGCTACTGTGCTTGCTCTGCGAAGAGAAAAGATGTTTGTGGAAGAGGTGGTCACTGGCCAGGAGTGTGGAGTAGTGCTGGACAAGACCTGTTTCTATGCCGAACAAGGAGGGCAGATCTACGATGAAGGCTACTTGGTGAAGGTTGATGACAGCAGTGAGGAT AAAACTGAGTTTACGGTGAAGAATACTCAGGTCCGAGGCGGGTATGTGCTGCATATAGGAACAATATATGGAAACCTGAAAGTGGGGGATCAAGTTCGGCTTTTCATTGATGAG CCCCGGCGGAGACCTGTCATGAGCAACCATACAGCCACGCACATTCTGAACTTCGCCCTGCGCTCCGTACTGGGGGAAGCGGACCAGAAAGGCTCACTGGTTGCTCCTGATCGCCTTCGGTTTGACTTCACTGCCAAGGGAGCCATGTCCACCCAGCAAATCAAGGAGGCTGAGGAGATTGTCAATGCCATGATTGAGGCAGCTAAG CCTGTCTATACCCAGGACTGTCCCCTGGCAGCAGCAAAAGCCATCCAAGGCCTTCGCGCCGTGTTTGATGAGACCTATCCTGACCCTGTGCGAGTCGTTTCCATTGGGGTCCCCGTGTCAGAGCTGTTGGATGACCCCTCTGGGCCTGCCGGCTCCCTCACTTCTGTTGAGTTCTGTGGAGGAAC GCATCTACGGAATTCCAGTCACGCAGGAGCTTTCGTGATAGTGACTGAAGAAGCTATTGCCAAGGGTATCCGGAGGATTGTTGCTGTCACAGGTGCTGAAGCCCAGAAG GCCCTCAGGAAGGCAGAGAGCTTGAAGAGATCTCTGTCTGTCATGGAGACCAAAGTGAAGGCCCAGACTGCACCCAACAAGGATGTGCAGCGGGAGATTGCCGACCTTGGTGAG GCCCTGGCTACCGCAGTCATCCCACAGTGGCAGAAAGATGAACAACGAGAGACTTTGAAATCCCTGAAGAAGGTCATGGATGACCTAGACCGTGCTAGCAAAGCCGATGTTCAGAAGCGA GTGTTAGAGAAGACAAAGCAGCTGATTGACAGCAACCCCAACCAGCCCCTGGTCATCCTGGAGATGGAGAGTGGCGCCTCGGCCAAG GCCCTGAATGAAGCTTTGAAGCTGTTCAAGACTCATTCTCCTCAGACGTCTGCAATGCTCTTCACAGTGGACAACGAGGCTGGCAAGATCACATGCTTGTGTCAGGTTCCCCAG AATGCAGCCAACCGAGGCCTAAAAGCCAGCGAATGGGTGCAGCAGGTTTCAGGCCTGATGGATGGTAAAGGAGGTGGCAAGGATGTGTCTGCCCAGGCCACAGGCAAGAACGTGGGCTGCCTCCAGGAAGCCTTGCAGCTGGCTACCTCCTTTGCCCAGCTCCGCCTGGGAGATGTGAAGAACTGA
- the Exosc6 gene encoding exosome complex component MTR3 isoform X2, with the protein MPGDHRRIRGPEESQPPQLYAADEDELPAARDPTRLRPVYARAGLLSQAKGSAYLEAGGTKVLCAVSGPRQAEGGERGGGPAGAGGEAPAALRGRLLCDFRRAPFSGPRRRAPQGGGEERELSLALQEALEPAVRLGRYPRAQLEVSALLLEDGGSALAAALTAAALALADAGVEMYDLVVGCGLSLAPGPSPTWLLDPTRLEEEHSAAGLTVALMPVLNQVAGLLGSGEGGQTESWTDAVRLGLEGCQRLYPVLQQCLVRAARRRGAAAPS; encoded by the coding sequence ATGCCGGGAGACCACCGTCGTATCCGCGGGCCGGAGGAGTCTCAGCCGCCGCAGCTGTACGCGGCCGACGAAGACGAGCTGCCTGCTGCCCGCGACCCGACGCGGCTACGGCCGGTGTACGCGCGCGCCGGGCTGCTGAGCCAGGCCAAGGGCTCGGCCTACCTGGAGGCCGGAGGCACCAAGGTGCTTTGCGCCGTGTCGGGCCCGCGCCAGGCCGAGGGCGGCGAGCGCGGCGGCGGCCCTGCGGGAGCGGGCGGCGAGGCTCCGGCCGCCCTCCGTGGCCGCCTGCTCTGTGACTTCCGCCGCGCGCCCTTCTCCGGCCCCCGGCGTCGCGCCCCCCAGGGCGGCGGCGAGGAGCGCGAGCTGAGTCTGGCGCTGCAGGAGGCTCTGGAGCCCGCGGTGCGCCTGGGGCGCTACCCTCGCGCCCAGCTCGAGGTGTCCGCGCTGCTGCTGGAGGACGGCGGCTCTGCGCTGGCCGCGGCTCTCACGGCCGCGGCGCTCGCCCTGGCCGACGCGGGAGTGGAGATGTATGATTTGGTAGTGGGCTGCGGCCTGAGCCTCGCACCGGGACCCTCGCCCACTTGGCTGCTGGACCCCACGCGGCTCGAGGAGGAGCACTCCGCAGCCGGCCTCACGGTGGCGCTCATGCCGGTGCTCAATCAGGTGGCCGGGTTGCTGGGCAGCGGGGAAGGCGGCCAGACTGAGAGTTGGACGGACGCGGTGCGCCTGGGCCTGGAAGGCTGCCAGCGCCTCTACCCAGTGCTGCAGCAGTGCTTGGTGCGAGCTGCCCGCCGGAGGGGCGCCGCCGCCCCGTCCTGA
- the LOC113831282 gene encoding heterogeneous nuclear ribonucleoprotein C isoform X2 yields MAGESRPGSVHPGQKRPQDTTIFRVDGSKRTPLFINPVPAKSRRAHLSPRVKKTNSPYKACRNSHLLQGHRKIQTEELDSIRMELSQIKAQVDSLLESLESMEQQRHQHTGEESSIGPG; encoded by the exons ATGGCTGGAGAGTCCAGGCCGGGCTCTGTCcatccaggccagaagaggccacagGACACGACCATCTTCCG GGTGGATGGAAGCAAGAGAACCCCTCTATTCATCAACCCGGTGCCTGCCAAGAGCCGCAGGGCCCACCTAAGTCCGAGGGTCAAGAAAACCAACAGTCCTTACAAGGCCTGCAGGAACAGCCATCTGCTCCAGGGCCATAGAAAGA tccAGACCGAGGAGCTGGATTCCATCAGGATGGAACTGAGTCAGATCAAAGCCCAGGTGGACAGCCTATTGGAGAGTCTGGAGTCCATGGAGCAGCAGAGGCACCAGCACACAG GTGAAGAATCAAGCATTGGACCCGGATAG